TTCTCCAAATACGACAATTGTCAAGACGACCATCATAATAGAAGCGATAAAATCCAGACCATCAACCACCCGGTCAATCCAAGTTTTTTTATGAACAGCTGACATATGTCTGCCTCCTTTTGCAGAAAAAGCGGGGCCAGCTAAGCTGCCCCGCTCCTGGCTTTATTGACGATATTCCTCTAGGAAGCTTTGAATATCCTGAATGATCTCTTCTCCCATAACATCTTCAACTTCCTTATAAACCGGTTGAGCTGCTTCCTGGAAAGCTGCAAGGTCCGGTTCAGTTACTTCTACAAACTCTTCCTGTGCACGCTCGAAATATTCCTGCTCACTTTCTGCCACCACTTCACGTGAAGCATCACGTGCTTTTTCAGCACCCTCCATGACAATCTGCTGAAGGTCTTCATCAAGGCTGTTAAACACATCCTGATTCAAAATCATATAGCAGTAATAGTAAGTGAAGTTTGTCATTGCAAGATAATCCTGCACTTCATGCATATTTTGATCAAAAATATTTAATAATGGGTTAAACTGTCCGTCGATGACTCCCTGCGAGAGACCACTGTACAGCTCTGTATAAGCCATGGTAGAAACTGAAGAGCCGAACGCTTTAAATGTTTCGATCAGGCTCACATCGTTTGGTGAACGCATGCTTAATCCTTCAAGATCTGAAGGCTCGTTAATCGGGCGGACATCATTAGTGATATGAGTAAATCCGAGTTCTGTATCAGTTAATGCGACAAACCCCTGGTCAGTTGCTTTTTCTCTTAATTCAGTACCAATGTCACTATCAAGTACAGCGTGTGCCTCTTCAGCTGTTTCTACAATAAAAGGTAATGAAAGTGCTGCATATTCAGGCACCACATTTGCAAGCTCATTTGCTCCCGGGATCGCCATTTCAAGTGCACCTACCTGAACAGCTTCAATCATTTCAGGAGATGAAGCGTATGTTTCATTCGGGAAAAATTCAATTTCAATTCTCCCATCAGATTCTGCTTCTACATATTCTTTAAATGCAATCGCTGCTTCGCCTTTTGAATCACCTTCTTCACCTGAGTTCCAGCCAAGCTTCCACTGGTATTCAGCTTCTCCTGAGCCACCTGCACTATCTTCACTTCCGCATGCCGATAAAGCGGCCACGCTTCCAATTAACATTGTTGCTCCAACTAATTTCAACTTTTTCATTCAAGGTCACTCCTGTCTGTTTGATCAATTTTTTCAAGCATATGTTTCAATACGTGAATTGTTTCTACACAATGTTCCAGTGACGACCATTCTTTCGGGTTATGACTGACACCATCTTTACTATTTGTGAAAAGCATTGCAGTAGGCACATACCGTCCCAGCACCATTGCATCATGTCCGGCTCCACTTGGCAGATGAAAGGCTTCTTTGCCCGTTACGTAAGCTGTACTTTCAGCTGCAATCTGCTGCATAGTTTCTGACAGTTTTACAGGAGTCACATTCAATGTTTCTTGCACATCAATTTGAACCCCATGTTTTTCTTCAATCTCAGTAATCATTTCTCTTGCCTTTTCGACAATCCGGTCTTTTAAATCCATGTCTATATCCCTGATATCAGCAGTCAGCTTCACCTGACCCGGTATAACATTAACGCCGTTCGGTAACACTTCAAGCTTTCCGACAGTCGCAACACCTGAACTGCTGATTTGACCAGGGATATCCTTTAGCTTTGATACAAATTCTCCAGCGGCGACGAGGGGATCCTTCCTTCCAATCATTGGTGTATTACCAGCATGTCCTGCATCACCTTTAAATGTAATCGTGAGCCATGATGGGCCCGCGATACCTGTTACAACACCTGTGGAAAGATTTCTTTCCTCCAGCTGTTTGCCCTGTTCGATATGAACTTCTACATAAGCTTTCACTTTATCAAGAGAACGCTTCGACTCGCTAAAGTTTTTGAGCGAGAGACCACACTGTTTGAGCACTTCTTCAAAAGGGGTACCATTATAGTCCGTCAGCTTCACCTGTTTTGCCATGTCAACTTCCCCGGCCATTGCTCTGCTGCCTGTCAGCCCCCCGTTAAAGCGTGCACCTTCTTCATCAGTAAAAATGACTACTTCATAATTTGTTTCAGGAACATAACCTGTTTCGTTCCAGGCTTGCGCTACTTCTA
This region of Jeotgalibacillus malaysiensis genomic DNA includes:
- a CDS encoding C4-dicarboxylate ABC transporter substrate-binding protein, which gives rise to MKKLKLVGATMLIGSVAALSACGSEDSAGGSGEAEYQWKLGWNSGEEGDSKGEAAIAFKEYVEAESDGRIEIEFFPNETYASSPEMIEAVQVGALEMAIPGANELANVVPEYAALSLPFIVETAEEAHAVLDSDIGTELREKATDQGFVALTDTELGFTHITNDVRPINEPSDLEGLSMRSPNDVSLIETFKAFGSSVSTMAYTELYSGLSQGVIDGQFNPLLNIFDQNMHEVQDYLAMTNFTYYYCYMILNQDVFNSLDEDLQQIVMEGAEKARDASREVVAESEQEYFERAQEEFVEVTEPDLAAFQEAAQPVYKEVEDVMGEEIIQDIQSFLEEYRQ
- a CDS encoding N-carbamoyl-L-amino acid amidohydrolase, with protein sequence MQATTSFSKLFQSRLLHQYPAALDREGISGKRVAHRLSELSRIGLTEDQGSNRMSFSEEERAAKELIKIWMKEAGLSIYEDGAGNVFGTLQGKDQSQSIMSGSHVDSVPNGGHFDGPLGVLAALEVAQAWNETGYVPETNYEVVIFTDEEGARFNGGLTGSRAMAGEVDMAKQVKLTDYNGTPFEEVLKQCGLSLKNFSESKRSLDKVKAYVEVHIEQGKQLEERNLSTGVVTGIAGPSWLTITFKGDAGHAGNTPMIGRKDPLVAAGEFVSKLKDIPGQISSSGVATVGKLEVLPNGVNVIPGQVKLTADIRDIDMDLKDRIVEKAREMITEIEEKHGVQIDVQETLNVTPVKLSETMQQIAAESTAYVTGKEAFHLPSGAGHDAMVLGRYVPTAMLFTNSKDGVSHNPKEWSSLEHCVETIHVLKHMLEKIDQTDRSDLE